GTGCGCAGCAGGGCGGCCCGGGGGAAGACCCGGCCGGGCTCGGCGGCCAGCGCGCGGAGCACCGCCATCGGCCCCGGCGCGAGCGGCCGGAGCACCCCGTCGACCACGGCGGCGTGGCCACGCAGGGTCAGGTCGTGGCCGCCCGCGCGCACGCTGACCGCCCGGGGTGGCAGCTCCTTGATGATCGTCCTCACCAGCGCGCCGACCCGGGCCCGGCGCGGCGCGACCACCGGCACGCCGTGGCGGCGCAGCGGTGCCGCGGTGACCGGGCCCACACAGGCGGCCAGCACGTCGGAGCGCAGCGCGTCGAGGACGTCTTCGCTGCTCGGGCCGGCCGCGCGGAGCAGGGCGTTGACGGCTGGGGCGGAAGTGAACGTGACCGCGTCGACCAGCCGGCCGGTGACCAGGTCGACCATTCGGTGCAGTGGCGCCGGGTCGAGCGGTGGCGCCCAGCGATAGACCGGTATCTCGATGACAGTGGCGCCGGCCGCCTCCAGCGCCGCGGTCCACTCCGGCTGGCGCTCACCGGGCAACTGCATGGCCACCACCTGTCCGCGTACGCCGCGGTGGCGCAGGTGGTCGATCACCTCTGCGTAGCTCTCCTCGACGGGCGTGGCGTGCTCCGGCCCGCCGCGTACCCGGGGATCGCGGGTGACCAGGTAGGCCTCGGCCAGCACGCCGCGCAACGGTTCGGCCAGGCCCCAGCCGTCAGCGGCCTCCAGCCAGCCGCGCATGCCGATCGAGGTGTTGGCCACCACTATGTCGGGCGGGCGGTCGAGGCAGGCCCTGGTCGCCGCGCGCAGCTCGGTGTCGTCGGCCAGCGGGACGATCCGCAGGGCCGGCGCGAGCACGACCCGGGCGCCATGCCCCTCCAGCAGGGTGGCCAGCGCGTCACGGCTCCGGTCGGCCGTGACGCCGACGGTGAAACCGGTCAGCTCGGCGGACACCGGGCGGCCCATCAAGGAGTCCGAGCCGACCGCTGGTGCATGTCCGGAAGCGTGCAGGTGTCCCGTTTCGGTCGGGCGTCCCGTTTGTTTCGAAAGTGCTAAGAGCCGCGCACCGTACGCTCAGCCGTACCCCTGGGATGCTTCTTGGTATGGTCTTTGGTATGACCGCCAAGGTGACTCTCTCGTTTTCCGACGAGACCATCGAAGAGGCCCGCCGGTTCGCCAAGCGCGAGGGGCTGTCCCTGTCCGCGTGGATGGACCAGGCCGCCCGCGAGAAGGCGGTCCGCGAGCTGTTCACCGCACACGCCGCCGCGGTCGGCCGGGCCGGCGTCGATCTCGAGGCCGCCGCCCTGGCCGACGAGCACGAGGTCGCGATGGTCGACGACGCGCTGTTCGGAGGCGACGGGCGTGCAGCGTAGGGGCGAGATCTGGCGCATCAACGGCGCCCGTGAACGCCTCGGCCTGGTGATCAGCTCAGACCTCTACAACAGCACCGACGTGCCGATCCTGATCGTGGCCGAAGTGGTCGAGTCCGATCTGCTGCGCGACTCACCGCTGGCGGTGCCGATGGGCTCCTATGTGGTCATGCCCGACCGGCTGTCCTCGCCGATGAAGAAGTGGTTCACCGAGGTGGTCGAAGTCGCCGACAGCGACACCATGTTCCGGGTCTCGCGGGCCCTGCGTATCCTCCAGAACCTCTGACACTGAGTAGTTATCCACAGTCTCCGATTGGCGGGTGGCGGTCCGCGATGCGGCGCCGTACCGTGCCCGCATGGCCTATCGGACCTGGGGCAGGGTGTTGCTCGCGGCGCTTGTCGTCGGCCTGCTCGCCGGTGCCGGCCAGCTCGGCTTCGCCTACGGGCTGGGCGTGGTGCGGTTCTCCCGTGACTTTGAGCAGTTGTCCGGGCAGTGGACCGCACACCTCGCCTGGGTGGCGTGGTTCGCGATGTTGGCCGCCGTCGCCGGCGGCCTCGCGGGCAACTGGCTGGCCCGCCGCGACGGCCTGCCGGCCACGATCGGCGAGCGGGTGGCGGTGGCGGTCGCCGGCGGCGTCGGCGCACTGGCGGTCGCACCCTTGGCGATGCTCCCGGCCCGGGCGGCCACGACCGGCGACGGCAACCCGGTCGCGATCGCCGGCCTGTCGGCCGCGTTGGGCGCCCTGGTCGGCGTGTTCGCGGCCCTGGCCGTCTTGTCACAGCGCGTGGCCGGCCTCAACCTCGGCGCGGTCACCCTGGTGGTCTGGCTGGTCGCGCTCCTCTCGGTGGCGCCGTCGTTGGGCCCCGACGACCCATTGCCAGAAGTACGCCTGGGCGTGCTCGACGCGACCTGGCTCGGCGACAGTCTGGCGCAGCGGCTGGCCGTGATCGTGATGCCGGCGATAGCGCTGGCCGTCGGCGCCGGCATCGGCGCCCTGGCCCGCTGGCGCGGCCTCCCGATGATCCCCGTGGCGGTGTCCGGTGTGGTGGGTCCGGCCCTGCTGGCGCTGGCCTACCTGATCGCCGGCCCGGGCAACGACGCCGACCGCTACCAGGCGGCGCCCTACTGGGGCGCACTGATCGCGGTGGCGGCGGGCGGGCTGGGCTCGGTGCTGGCCTCGGTGGCCCGGCAACTCACCGCCGGCGGCGGCGCGGCCGCACCGGCAGCCGGTCCCGGCCCCCGACACGGCGGCGACCACACGGCGGAGGTCTTCCCCAGCTACGGCGGCTCGGCGTCCGAGTCCTGGAGCAGCGAGAAGCCGGATAGTGCGACCGGCTCATTCGGGCGCGAGCCCGACAAGGACCTGTTCGGAAACCCGCGCCACGAGCAGCGCGAACCGGGCGACGCCTCGTTCACCGGCTTCGGCCGGGCCGGGTCGCCGAGCGATCCGGACAGCGACCGGATCGACGAGCGCGACCCCCTGGGCGGCGGCGCCTCCTTCACCGGCTTCGGCAGCGGACCGGCCCGCGGGTCAGACCGCGACGCGCTCGGCAGCCCCGAGAGTGACGCCTCCTTCGGCGGCGCCAAGCGCGACGCCCTCGGCAGCGCTGAGAGCGGCGCGTCCTTCACGAGCTTTGGCGGCACCAAGCGCGACCCACTCGGCAGCGCCGAGCGCGACGCCTCGTTCACCAGCTTTGGCGGCGCCAAGCGCGACCCACTCGGCAGCGCCGAGCGCGACGCGTCCTTCACGAGCTTTGGCGACGCCGAGCGCGACCCACTCGGCAGCGCCGAGGGCGACGCGTCCTTCGGCAGCTTTGGCGGCGCCAAACGCGACCCACTCGGCAGCGCCGAAGGCGACGCCTCGTTCACCAGCTTTGGCGGCGCCAAACGCGACCCACTCGGCAGCGCCGAAGGCGACGCGTCCTTCACGAGCTTCGGTGGCGGCGAGCGCGAGCCGCTCGGCAGCGCCGAGGGCGATGCCTCCTTCGGCGGCGCCAGGAGCGAACCGCTCGGCAGCGCCGAGCGCGACGCGTCGTCCACGAGCTTTGGCGGCGCCAAGCGCGACCCGCTCGGCAGCGCCGAGGGCGATGCCTCCTTCGCGAGCTTCGGCGGCGGCGAGCGCGAGCCGCGCGGCGGTGAACGCGACCGGCTCACCGGCGCCGCGAGCGGCGGGTTCGGCAGTGGCGAGGGTGATCCACTCGGCATGTCCGGGAGTGCTGGGCGTGACCCGCTCGGCGCGGCCGGAGGCGGCGGGCCCGGTGCCGGCCGTGGCCGGTCCGGTGCCGAGCCGCGCGGTGGCACCGGCGCCCGGTCCGAGGGCGTTGCTGCGCCGAGCAGCGAGTCCGCCGCCGCCAGGCGGGCGCGTGACCTGAGCGACATGGAGCGGTCGACCGCGCCGCGGGTGGGTGACGGAAAGTCGCCGTCCGCGCCGGCGCGGGCGTCGTTGTTCAACCCGCCCACGCCGGTGGCGCCGCCGCGCCAACCCGAGGTGGTCTCGCCGCCGCCGGGTCCGGAGCCGACGCCGATCCGGCCCTTCGAGCGGCAGAGCACCCCTGGTCCAGGCGACTGGCGCACCGACAGAACCTCGACGTTCCCGGCGTCGTCCGTGCCCGTCGTGCCGGCTTCGCCGGCGAGCGGGTCCGAGCGGCGCGACGACGGCGACCTCCACTCGCGGCCGACATCGATCCGGCCGCAGCCACCGGCGCCGGGCGCGATCCCGCGCCAGCCGGGGCGCGGCGAGCCCGAGCAGGCTGGCCAGGCGGCCGGCACGAGTTGGGCCAGCCGCGCCGATCAAGGCGCCAGCCAACCCGGCGGCGAGATGCCCGACTGGCGGCTCGCGCCGCCGGCGTGGACGCCGCCGCCACCGGTGACGCCGGGCAGCGATCCAGCGGCCGGACCCAGCGCGCCACCGGTCCCGGCCCGAGACGCGGCCCCGGCCGCCGAGGCCGCGCCGGCCAAGGCACCGGAGCAGAAGCGGCGCGGCCTGTTCCGCCGCAAGAACAAGTCCGAGCCGACGCCGGTGGCGGAGGCCGCCGACAGTGGCTGGGTCGATGTTCCATCCGCCGGCGGACCCGGATCCGGGTCCGAGCAGCCGACCACCGGCGACCCAACCCCGAGCGGCCCCCGCGGCTTCGGCTTCGGCGGCCTGGTCACCAGCCGCTTCGGCGGCGGCGACGACCGGTCCGACCGCGACCCGACCGACAGCGGCTCCGACCTGGGTCGGCGCGGGGACGCCTTTGGCCGGCCTCACGACGCGGACGGCCTCGGGTCCCGCGACAGCAGCGCCCCCGACAGCGGCGGCCGCGACAGCGGCGGCCGCGACAGCGGCGGCCGCGACCGGCAAGGCCAGGGCTCCAGCGCGGACGGCTTCGCCGGCCGCGACAGCGGCGCCCGCGGTCGCGACACGGACAGCCTCGCGGCCCGCGACAGCGGCGCCCACGACCTGGGCGCCCGGGACTCCGGCGCTCGGGACCGCGGAGCCGGCCTCGGGACCAGCGGCCTCGGCGCCGCCAACCGGAGCCGCAACTCCTGGGACACCGCAGACGACACCGACCGGCCTCCGGCCGACCCCGCCACGACCGGCCGCGGCGCCAGCCGAAGCCGCCCCTCGTGGGACCCGGCAGCCACCAGCGAGCAGGACCAGGGTCCGACGGCCGCCCGAAGCCGCACCTCCTGGGACACCAACGGCCCAGGCCGGCAGGACACCGGCACACCCAGCGCCGGCCGCGGTTCCTGGGACCCCGCCGGCCAAAACCAGCCGGCCCCGGCCGACGACGACCGCGGCACCGGCCGGAAGGCGGGCCGAGCCCAGCGCCACCTGCACAGCGTCGACCTGGGCAGCGACGACGGCAGCTGGGACATCGACGACGCCCCGGCCCGCAGCACCCCGACCAACGACGACAACGACAAGGCCGACGAAGCAGACAGCGCCGAGACGGCGAGCCCGTCCCGCGGCCTCTTCCGCCGCAACCGCAACAACACCGCGGAGAGCACCGACCCGGCCCCCGACGCTCCGGCCGACCAACCCCGCGGCAAGCGCGGCAAGGGCGACAAGCCGATCCGCGAGCGCGACGAGGAATACGTTGACTGGGTCACCGGCCTCAGCGCACCGGAGCCGGTCAACGAGCGCCGCCGCGACGAAACGCCGCGCCGCTCGCTGCGCTCGACGACCCGGCAGAAAGACGAGTAGCGCGGCCGGCTCGGCCTAGGCGGAGAAAGCCGCGAAGCTGGGCCAGCCGAAGTGGTTGAGCGGACCGCTGCCGTTGCCCAGCTTCCAGTCGCGCGCGCCGACCAGGCCGCGGGCCACGTATTCCTTCGCCGCGACCAGGGCTTCGAGCACGTCGTCGCCCTGGGCCAGGCGGGCCGTGATCGCCGCCGAGAAGGTGCAACCGGTGCCGCGGCTGTTGCGGGTCTGCACCCGTGGGTAGCGCAGGAAGCGCGCCCCCGCGTCGGTCCAGACCGCGTCGACCGCCTCTTCGCCCGCGACCATGTCGCCGCCGGTCACCACGACGTAGGTCGGGCCGTTGGAGGCGATCTGGGCCGCCGCTCCGGCCATGTCGGCCGGTGTCGAGACCTGCCAGCCGACCAGCGCTGACGCCTCTTCGCGGTTGGGTGTCGCGACCGCCGCGTAGGGCAGCAGCCGCTCCAACGCGGTGATCACACCGCGCCGCCGCCCGGCCGCCGACTCGAGCACCGGGTCGACGACCAGCTTGGGCAACACGCCCGCCCGGGCCTTGGCGGTCACCGCCGCGGCGGCCTCGGCGGTGGCCAGCATGCCGACCTTCACCGCCGCGATCGGCATGTCGTCGAGCACAGCCGAGAGCTGTGCCGAGACCACGTTGCCGGGTAGTTCGAAGACGTCCTGGACGCCTCGGGTGTTCTGTGCGGTCACGGATGTCGCCACGAACGCGCCATAGAGCCGCATCGCCGCGAACACCTTCAGGTCGGCCTGCAACCCGGATCCCCCGCTGGAGTCCGAACCGCCGATCGCGAGCACCGCGAGTGGTGTCATTGGTTCCTCCCGCCTCTCGTACTACACGGGTAGCACGAGAGGCGGGCCGGACGACGGACTAAATCGCACTAACGATCGACAGTGGGGTCACCCCAGGGCGCGCAGCGCCGCGAGATCCTCGGCCGACGGCTGCCAGGCGGCGGCCGCCGCGTTGGCCCGGATCTGGTCGGGCGTCGTCGCACCGGCGATCACCGAGACGACGGCCGGCGCCGCCGCCAGGCCGCCGATGGCGACAGTGAGCATGGACAGGCCGCGCTCGTCCGCGTACTCCTGATAAGCCTCGATGCGATCCCACGGCGCTTCCGCCAGCCGCCGTGCGAACCGCTCCTTGGTCAGCCGGGTGCCCGCGGGCGCCGCCTGGCCGCGCCGGTATTTC
This genomic interval from Asanoa ferruginea contains the following:
- a CDS encoding uroporphyrinogen-III synthase, with translation MGRPVSAELTGFTVGVTADRSRDALATLLEGHGARVVLAPALRIVPLADDTELRAATRACLDRPPDIVVANTSIGMRGWLEAADGWGLAEPLRGVLAEAYLVTRDPRVRGGPEHATPVEESYAEVIDHLRHRGVRGQVVAMQLPGERQPEWTAALEAAGATVIEIPVYRWAPPLDPAPLHRMVDLVTGRLVDAVTFTSAPAVNALLRAAGPSSEDVLDALRSDVLAACVGPVTAAPLRRHGVPVVAPRRARVGALVRTIIKELPPRAVSVRAGGHDLTLRGHAAVVDGVLRPLAPGPMAVLRALAAEPGRVFPRAALLRTLPRGADEHAVEMAVARLRAGLGIPRVVQTVVKRGYRLAVD
- a CDS encoding DUF6364 family protein, whose product is MTAKVTLSFSDETIEEARRFAKREGLSLSAWMDQAAREKAVRELFTAHAAAVGRAGVDLEAAALADEHEVAMVDDALFGGDGRAA
- a CDS encoding type II toxin-antitoxin system PemK/MazF family toxin, translating into MQRRGEIWRINGARERLGLVISSDLYNSTDVPILIVAEVVESDLLRDSPLAVPMGSYVVMPDRLSSPMKKWFTEVVEVADSDTMFRVSRALRILQNL
- the thiD gene encoding bifunctional hydroxymethylpyrimidine kinase/phosphomethylpyrimidine kinase; its protein translation is MTPLAVLAIGGSDSSGGSGLQADLKVFAAMRLYGAFVATSVTAQNTRGVQDVFELPGNVVSAQLSAVLDDMPIAAVKVGMLATAEAAAAVTAKARAGVLPKLVVDPVLESAAGRRRGVITALERLLPYAAVATPNREEASALVGWQVSTPADMAGAAAQIASNGPTYVVVTGGDMVAGEEAVDAVWTDAGARFLRYPRVQTRNSRGTGCTFSAAITARLAQGDDVLEALVAAKEYVARGLVGARDWKLGNGSGPLNHFGWPSFAAFSA